One Echinicola strongylocentroti DNA window includes the following coding sequences:
- a CDS encoding CusA/CzcA family heavy metal efflux RND transporter, with the protein MLQKLIHYSLHHKLVILLFTLGILGFGLYSLTHIPLGAVPDITNNQVQVITTSKNLATEDVEKFLTYPVELEMANLPNVKEIRSVSKFGLSIVTVVFEDRAGTYLPRQLIAEKLKLAEEKIPEGFGRPFMGPISTGLGEIYQYVIDVAPEYKGEYSITDLRTIQDWIIKRQLSGIPGVVEINTWGGYLKQYEVAVDPVKLRAMNIPLEKLYTVLRDNNSIAGGGYIEKTTETYFVRGEGLVESLEDIGNIVIENRNGVPVYVSDVAEVRFGHATRFGAITGNGEGEKVLGQVMMLKGADSQAVIGAVAHRVEEIKSSLPPGIIINPFLERSELIGKTTFTIAENLVLGCLIVIFVVVLLLGNLRSGLVVASVIPLCLLFALSLMYLTGVDANLMSLGAIDFGIIIDGAVIIVEFIAYQITSQHLSLTGLKGKERQSAIDKITLNGASKMMHSAVFGQLIIIIVFIPILSLVNVEGKMFRPMALVFCYALIGAMVLCFTYVPVMAALFIRPSNKSGPNLSAKLIAAVYRFYRPAIRWSLRYKKIVLSLAAGLLLLAGGLFFRMGGEFVPTLDEGDFVIQPVLKTGTSLQKTIETTTQMEKILLGFPEVDQVVTRIGAAEVPTDPMSMEESDVIIKLHPKDEWETAETKDGLADAFKEKLAILPGIDLEFTQPIEMRFNELITGVRADLAIKIFGEDLDLLYEKALEVEAAIQQVEGASDIIVEKTAGLPQMTVDYDRRKIAKYGLNVSDLNDLISMGFAGLPAGTVFEGEKQFDLVLRFDPHHRMNIQDIQSTSVQLPNGNSLPLSEFASIGYTTGPAKISRDDTKRRIVVGVNVRNRDLESVVDDVRKIIQEKISLPSGYSVTYGGQFENLRTARERLTIAVPIALLLIFIMLYFAFGSVKEAAIIYSAIPMAAVGGVFLLYVRGLPFSISAGVGFIALFGIAVLNGIVLIEEFKELREQGIRNVQKAVLIGTQKRLRPVLLTASAAALGFLPMAISHSAGAEVQRPLATVVVGGLVTATLLTLLVVPVLYALMADRKLAPKSPSKVVGAIILVLLSMAGNYAYGQDQQVGLKRATELALENNRKIRASQVESIRQEQLQGSAWNIGKTGLYYLYDENNIAENGAPIRVWGINQVIEFPTVYGARHRWQKEKANLQQKQHQMEVFRVKKEVAKAYYTVVYQRQLTDHYAYLDSLYKQFSTAAEMRFEAGESNLLEKLTAESKSQEMAVLLEQVQKDRKKATIALNGWIQGENTYQVIDHKMHKLTLENDTSLHPGLAYYNQLEVTYGQETKLEKQQLLPDLQVSLFQGTNHLANAKHYQGIQAGLAVPLWFGAQRSKIQAARSSQKSALLQRENYRIRLKTNRLALLEELKKYRKAIDYYEHTGKKLATGILSNAQMAYREGEIDFLQYIQLLENARNIEITYLKNLWEFNMTILEANFITK; encoded by the coding sequence ATGCTTCAAAAACTCATCCACTACAGTCTGCACCATAAGCTGGTCATATTGCTCTTTACCTTGGGTATATTGGGGTTTGGCCTGTATTCTCTGACCCACATTCCCTTGGGTGCAGTTCCTGATATTACCAATAACCAAGTCCAGGTCATCACCACTTCCAAAAACCTTGCGACCGAAGATGTGGAAAAATTCCTTACCTATCCGGTTGAACTTGAAATGGCCAACCTTCCAAATGTGAAGGAAATCCGGTCGGTTTCCAAGTTTGGCCTTTCTATCGTCACCGTTGTATTTGAAGACAGGGCGGGAACCTACCTGCCACGACAACTGATCGCCGAAAAGCTGAAGTTGGCCGAGGAGAAAATTCCCGAAGGATTTGGAAGGCCGTTTATGGGGCCGATTTCTACAGGGCTTGGGGAAATTTACCAGTATGTCATAGATGTAGCTCCTGAATATAAGGGAGAATATTCCATTACCGATCTAAGGACGATACAGGACTGGATCATCAAAAGGCAGCTTTCCGGTATTCCCGGTGTAGTGGAGATCAATACTTGGGGAGGCTACCTGAAGCAATATGAAGTGGCGGTGGATCCGGTAAAGCTAAGAGCGATGAACATTCCATTGGAAAAGCTCTACACCGTATTACGGGACAACAATAGTATTGCGGGGGGAGGGTATATTGAAAAAACGACCGAAACCTATTTTGTCCGTGGAGAAGGACTCGTGGAAAGCCTGGAAGATATTGGGAACATTGTCATCGAGAACAGGAACGGCGTACCGGTCTATGTGTCCGATGTTGCAGAAGTGCGCTTTGGGCATGCTACCAGGTTTGGGGCCATTACCGGTAATGGGGAGGGTGAAAAGGTACTGGGGCAGGTTATGATGCTCAAAGGCGCCGATTCCCAAGCAGTCATCGGTGCAGTGGCCCACCGGGTGGAAGAGATAAAGTCCTCCCTTCCTCCAGGGATCATTATCAATCCATTTTTGGAAAGGAGCGAACTGATTGGCAAGACCACTTTTACGATCGCTGAAAACCTGGTGCTCGGCTGTTTGATTGTTATCTTTGTAGTGGTGCTGTTGCTCGGTAACCTGCGTTCCGGTCTGGTAGTGGCATCGGTGATTCCGCTTTGCCTATTGTTTGCATTGTCGTTGATGTACCTGACCGGTGTGGATGCCAATCTAATGAGCTTAGGAGCCATTGATTTTGGAATTATCATTGATGGGGCGGTGATCATTGTGGAATTTATTGCTTATCAGATCACCTCGCAACATTTGTCCCTTACTGGCCTCAAGGGTAAGGAGAGACAATCGGCAATTGACAAGATTACCTTGAACGGGGCCTCCAAAATGATGCATTCAGCAGTTTTTGGTCAACTGATCATCATCATCGTATTCATTCCTATCCTGTCTCTTGTCAATGTGGAGGGCAAGATGTTCCGGCCGATGGCACTGGTGTTCTGTTATGCCCTGATAGGGGCCATGGTGCTCTGTTTCACCTATGTACCAGTGATGGCCGCCCTCTTTATTAGGCCATCCAACAAATCCGGGCCAAACCTGTCGGCCAAACTGATCGCAGCAGTTTACCGCTTTTACCGTCCAGCGATACGCTGGTCGCTTCGCTACAAGAAGATAGTGTTGTCCTTGGCCGCAGGCCTGTTGCTGTTGGCGGGAGGGCTGTTTTTCCGTATGGGCGGGGAGTTTGTGCCGACCCTTGATGAGGGGGATTTTGTGATCCAGCCGGTGCTCAAGACGGGCACTTCATTGCAAAAGACCATTGAAACAACCACCCAAATGGAAAAGATCCTATTGGGATTTCCAGAAGTGGACCAAGTGGTGACAAGGATCGGGGCTGCAGAAGTGCCCACCGATCCCATGAGCATGGAAGAGAGCGACGTGATTATCAAACTCCACCCAAAGGATGAATGGGAGACCGCCGAAACCAAGGACGGCCTGGCAGATGCGTTCAAGGAGAAACTTGCTATTTTGCCCGGAATTGACCTTGAATTTACCCAGCCAATAGAAATGCGGTTCAACGAACTGATTACCGGCGTCAGGGCCGATCTTGCCATCAAGATTTTTGGAGAGGACCTCGACCTCCTTTATGAAAAGGCCCTTGAAGTGGAAGCGGCCATCCAACAAGTGGAGGGAGCATCTGATATCATAGTGGAAAAAACGGCAGGTTTGCCCCAAATGACAGTAGACTATGACCGTAGGAAAATCGCTAAATATGGCCTTAATGTGAGCGATCTGAACGATTTGATCAGCATGGGTTTTGCCGGCCTTCCCGCCGGAACTGTTTTTGAAGGGGAGAAGCAATTTGATTTGGTATTGCGGTTTGATCCCCATCACCGTATGAACATCCAGGATATTCAGTCCACCTCTGTCCAACTTCCAAACGGGAACAGCCTTCCCCTCAGTGAATTTGCATCTATTGGGTATACGACCGGTCCAGCTAAGATTTCAAGGGATGACACCAAAAGACGTATCGTAGTAGGCGTGAATGTCAGGAACAGGGACCTGGAGTCGGTAGTGGACGATGTCCGGAAAATTATTCAGGAAAAGATCAGTTTACCAAGTGGGTATTCGGTTACCTATGGGGGGCAGTTCGAAAATTTAAGGACTGCTAGGGAACGCTTGACCATAGCGGTACCCATTGCTCTTTTATTGATATTTATCATGCTCTATTTTGCCTTTGGATCCGTAAAGGAGGCCGCTATCATTTACAGTGCCATTCCAATGGCGGCCGTGGGCGGGGTGTTTTTACTGTATGTCAGGGGACTGCCCTTTAGTATATCCGCAGGCGTAGGATTTATTGCCCTTTTCGGCATTGCCGTACTTAATGGGATCGTATTGATCGAGGAATTCAAGGAACTCCGTGAACAAGGCATCAGAAATGTCCAAAAAGCCGTCCTCATTGGAACCCAAAAGCGTTTAAGGCCCGTGTTGCTGACCGCCTCGGCAGCGGCTTTGGGCTTTCTGCCTATGGCCATATCCCATTCTGCCGGGGCAGAGGTACAACGCCCTCTTGCCACAGTGGTGGTGGGCGGGCTGGTGACAGCCACCCTGCTTACCTTGTTGGTCGTTCCAGTGCTCTATGCACTCATGGCCGATAGGAAATTGGCTCCCAAATCCCCCTCTAAGGTAGTGGGAGCAATAATCTTGGTTCTACTGTCCATGGCAGGTAATTATGCCTATGGACAGGACCAACAGGTGGGGTTGAAAAGAGCGACGGAACTGGCCTTGGAGAATAACCGAAAGATACGCGCCTCGCAAGTGGAGTCCATCAGGCAGGAACAGCTACAGGGCAGCGCATGGAACATTGGCAAAACCGGGCTTTATTATCTTTATGATGAGAACAATATAGCGGAAAATGGAGCTCCGATCAGGGTCTGGGGCATCAACCAGGTCATTGAATTCCCGACTGTATACGGAGCAAGGCACCGATGGCAAAAAGAAAAGGCCAATCTCCAGCAAAAACAACATCAAATGGAAGTGTTCAGGGTAAAAAAAGAGGTTGCCAAAGCCTATTATACAGTAGTATACCAACGACAATTGACGGACCATTATGCGTATTTGGATAGCCTTTACAAGCAGTTTTCGACAGCAGCGGAGATGAGGTTTGAAGCTGGGGAATCCAATTTGTTGGAGAAATTGACAGCGGAGAGTAAATCCCAAGAGATGGCAGTATTGCTGGAACAAGTGCAAAAGGACAGAAAAAAAGCTACTATCGCCCTAAATGGATGGATCCAGGGAGAGAACACCTATCAGGTAATCGACCATAAAATGCATAAGCTTACCCTGGAAAATGACACCTCACTGCATCCCGGCCTTGCTTATTACAATCAATTAGAAGTAACCTATGGCCAGGAGACCAAGCTTGAAAAGCAGCAATTGTTGCCCGATCTGCAGGTTTCCCTTTTTCAGGGGACAAATCACTTGGCAAATGCCAAGCATTACCAGGGCATACAGGCGGGATTGGCCGTTCCATTGTGGTTCGGTGCCCAGCGGTCAAAGATCCAAGCAGCAAGATCAAGTCAGAAAAGCGCCCTGTTACAACGGGAAAATTATCGCATACGGTTGAAAACGAATCGTTTGGCACTACTCGAAGAACTGAAAAAATACCGCAAGGCCATAGACTATTATGAACATACCGGCAAGAAGCTGGCAACGGGGATTTTGAGTAACGCCCAAATGGCCTATCGTGAAGGAGAAATTGACTTTCTCCAGTATATCCAACTGTTGGAAAATGCCCGTAACATTGAAATCACCTACCTTAAAAACCTGTGGGAATTTAACATGACCATATTGGAAGCCAACTTTATAACAAAATGA
- a CDS encoding efflux RND transporter periplasmic adaptor subunit, which produces MSTINNRINIFIPLLGSLLLLACNKDKTLTGQGSANAGRDMAPGEIILTDEQISANDFATGRFETKTFHQSVRATGMLDVPPEGKVAISAYFGGYVKELPLLSGQYVKKGQTLMVLENPAFIQLQEDLLEAKGQLAYLESDYRRQKGLAQSKVASEKKFLKAEADYQVMRARYEALRKKLHLLGIQADQMEPGDITPIIHVKAPISGTVTAIHAQRGMFLEPSDVALELVNTGGLHLELRVFEKDAWKIKEGQQVVFNLQDNPSKEYFGKVQLVGKSVDLDERSIGLHVHFKPSEEVAGWMPGMYVEAAIQTASVQEAGLPEEAIVRSGNLHYVLMQTERTPGERRFIRKRVVTGNTEEGYLEIKNSRDFAENAVFLTSGAFNLIAE; this is translated from the coding sequence ATGAGCACTATCAATAACCGAATAAATATTTTCATACCACTATTGGGAAGCCTATTGTTGCTGGCCTGCAACAAGGATAAAACCCTGACCGGCCAAGGTTCGGCTAATGCAGGGAGGGATATGGCTCCGGGAGAAATCATCCTGACCGATGAGCAGATCAGTGCCAATGACTTTGCCACGGGACGTTTTGAAACAAAGACTTTTCACCAATCGGTAAGGGCAACCGGAATGCTGGACGTTCCCCCAGAGGGCAAAGTGGCCATAAGCGCTTATTTTGGAGGCTATGTAAAGGAGCTTCCCTTGCTTTCCGGTCAATACGTTAAAAAGGGCCAAACACTTATGGTCCTCGAAAACCCAGCGTTTATCCAATTACAAGAGGATCTTTTGGAAGCTAAGGGACAACTGGCCTACTTGGAATCCGATTACAGGAGACAGAAAGGATTGGCTCAATCAAAAGTGGCATCGGAGAAAAAGTTCTTAAAAGCGGAGGCTGATTATCAGGTGATGAGGGCAAGGTATGAAGCCTTGCGGAAAAAACTCCATTTACTGGGAATCCAGGCTGACCAAATGGAGCCTGGGGACATCACCCCGATTATTCACGTAAAAGCCCCCATTTCGGGAACTGTTACCGCCATTCATGCACAGCGGGGCATGTTTCTGGAGCCCTCTGACGTGGCACTGGAACTGGTCAATACAGGAGGGCTTCACCTTGAACTGAGGGTGTTTGAAAAGGATGCCTGGAAGATCAAGGAGGGCCAGCAAGTGGTCTTTAACCTGCAGGACAACCCGTCAAAGGAGTATTTCGGAAAGGTACAACTGGTGGGAAAATCTGTGGATCTGGACGAAAGGAGCATTGGTCTGCATGTCCATTTTAAACCGTCCGAGGAGGTGGCCGGATGGATGCCGGGCATGTACGTCGAAGCTGCTATCCAAACAGCTTCTGTCCAGGAAGCGGGGCTTCCCGAAGAAGCGATTGTACGGTCGGGAAACCTACATTACGTCCTGATGCAAACAGAAAGGACACCGGGTGAAAGAAGGTTTATCCGAAAACGGGTAGTGACCGGAAATACAGAGGAAGGGTATTTGGAAATAAAGAACAGTAGGGACTTTGCTGAAAATGCCGTATTCCTGACCAGTGGCGCCTTTAATTTGATTGCAGAATAG
- a CDS encoding response regulator transcription factor encodes MKLLIVEDEPGIVNFLKQGFEEEGYQVNSAHDGEKGLDMAVSNNYDVLLLDWMVPGLSGIEICRAFRKVNKNVPVIFLTAKDEVADVVFGLQAGANDYIKKPFHFEELLERVKVQLRPVSGEHEVFCIGSIRLDTGTHQVFKQNEEIHLTQKEFSLLEYLLRHKGKACRRTQIIEHVWDINFDYSSGVIDVYINALRKKLRLDETDNYIQTIRGVGYIVKE; translated from the coding sequence ATGAAACTGTTGATTGTAGAAGATGAACCAGGCATCGTCAACTTTTTGAAGCAGGGCTTTGAGGAAGAGGGGTATCAGGTCAATTCTGCCCATGATGGAGAAAAAGGGTTGGATATGGCCGTTTCAAATAATTATGATGTGCTTTTGCTGGACTGGATGGTGCCAGGGTTAAGTGGTATTGAAATCTGCAGGGCTTTCCGTAAGGTCAATAAAAATGTCCCTGTAATTTTCCTCACTGCCAAGGATGAAGTGGCAGATGTGGTCTTTGGCCTACAGGCCGGAGCCAATGATTATATTAAAAAGCCATTTCATTTTGAAGAATTGCTGGAAAGGGTAAAAGTACAGCTCAGGCCGGTTTCAGGTGAACACGAGGTGTTCTGTATTGGGAGTATACGATTGGATACCGGAACGCACCAAGTGTTCAAGCAGAACGAGGAAATCCATCTCACCCAAAAAGAATTCTCCCTGTTGGAGTACTTGCTTCGCCATAAGGGAAAGGCCTGTAGAAGGACCCAAATCATTGAACATGTCTGGGACATCAATTTTGATTATAGTTCTGGTGTAATAGATGTGTACATCAATGCCCTGCGGAAAAAGCTGCGGCTGGACGAGACGGATAACTATATACAGACCATTCGGGGAGTAGGCTACATTGTCAAGGAATAA
- a CDS encoding sensor histidine kinase has product MKLDFKNRIALYYLMATSVISILAFVFIYFMVKDTMYDSLDHSLSYEARKHLSEIAVVADTIYFTHKKEWEETEHREVQINPVFLQLMDTEGQIMDKSPNLKEDHLVMNHAFSGDTHYNTQLKDRPIRQTQIDIKQEGTVKGYIVAAIPIESSLMVLSNLSRTLLGLFPLTMVMLFLISRYLAGKSIRPISAIIHTTGRITKNNLGERVPLPTQKDELYDLSTSINGLLNRIEEALEREKQFTSDASHELRTPLSTLRGTLEILVRKERNISEYEENIRKSLVEVDRMSEIVEQLLFLARNGQASDPSLQQTVALAVLVDEVLSRQHKAIKAKQLRISMESNSWGNFEVPYYYGSVILENILGNAIKYSHMDGRVVIELNGDPAGCYCLVTDQGVGIKAEDLDHIYYPFFRSDYLKHKQIKGLGLGLSIARKAALAIGAKITIDSELGNWTAVRVSFDQKVS; this is encoded by the coding sequence ATGAAACTTGACTTTAAAAACAGGATTGCCCTTTATTACCTCATGGCCACTTCGGTCATCAGTATATTGGCCTTTGTCTTTATCTATTTCATGGTAAAGGATACCATGTACGACAGCCTTGATCATAGCCTTTCATATGAGGCGCGCAAGCACCTATCAGAAATCGCGGTCGTAGCCGATACAATCTATTTTACCCATAAAAAGGAATGGGAAGAAACCGAACACCGTGAAGTACAGATCAACCCGGTCTTTTTGCAGTTAATGGATACGGAAGGGCAGATAATGGACAAGTCTCCTAACCTAAAAGAAGATCACTTGGTCATGAATCACGCTTTTTCAGGTGATACCCATTACAATACGCAACTAAAGGACCGGCCTATCCGGCAAACACAGATTGATATCAAACAAGAGGGAACGGTCAAGGGGTATATTGTGGCCGCTATCCCCATAGAATCCTCCTTGATGGTGCTGTCCAACTTGAGCCGTACGCTTTTGGGCTTGTTTCCACTTACCATGGTGATGTTGTTCTTGATATCCAGGTATTTGGCAGGAAAGAGTATCCGACCCATCTCGGCGATCATCCATACCACTGGAAGGATTACCAAGAACAATCTGGGAGAGAGGGTTCCACTGCCCACGCAAAAGGATGAACTATACGACCTGTCCACATCGATCAATGGGCTGCTCAACAGGATTGAAGAGGCGCTGGAACGTGAAAAGCAGTTTACCTCTGATGCCTCCCATGAATTGCGCACCCCGCTTTCTACCCTAAGGGGCACCTTGGAAATTCTCGTACGAAAGGAACGTAACATTAGCGAATATGAAGAGAATATCCGAAAAAGCCTTGTAGAGGTGGACAGGATGTCAGAGATCGTAGAACAATTGCTGTTTCTTGCCAGAAATGGGCAGGCTTCTGACCCTAGCCTCCAACAGACAGTGGCACTGGCGGTTTTGGTAGATGAGGTGCTTTCCAGGCAGCACAAGGCCATCAAGGCCAAACAACTGCGAATATCCATGGAATCCAACAGTTGGGGGAATTTTGAAGTGCCTTATTATTATGGCTCGGTAATCTTGGAGAACATCCTTGGCAATGCCATTAAATATAGCCATATGGACGGCAGGGTGGTCATAGAGCTGAATGGGGACCCCGCAGGGTGTTATTGTTTGGTGACCGACCAAGGAGTAGGTATCAAGGCTGAAGACCTGGACCATATCTACTATCCCTTTTTCAGGTCCGATTACCTAAAGCACAAACAGATAAAGGGCCTAGGGCTTGGCCTTTCGATAGCAAGAAAGGCAGCGTTGGCCATTGGTGCTAAAATTACCATAGACAGTGAACTGGGAAATTGGACGGCAGTCAGGGTTTCCTTTGATCAAAAGGTTTCTTAA
- a CDS encoding DUF4382 domain-containing protein → MDLSNTKNWAIAILVVVIFASCNSEDDEIREGNAKVNVSLIDAPADYDGVWVDVLGVEILPGDVDGNDESAWINIPYENEDGQVDLLTLTGGNAEFIGSKEVPAGKISQIRLLLGEDNYLVMDGERIELTTPSAQQSGLKLQLNQELMAGIQYDLVIDFDAAKSIVEAGNSGRYILKPVIRAVAEESASIEGQVLPVEADPVIYGVINEDTVSTFTNETGAFALRGLVSGDYTIIIDPVEGYQTAILHNVTAVEGEVTLLDPIELETSETMKIADTIPVL, encoded by the coding sequence ATGGACCTATCTAATACTAAAAACTGGGCGATCGCAATTTTGGTTGTGGTCATTTTTGCATCCTGCAATAGCGAGGATGATGAAATTAGGGAGGGGAATGCCAAGGTAAATGTATCATTGATCGATGCCCCAGCAGATTATGATGGAGTATGGGTAGATGTTTTAGGAGTGGAAATACTTCCTGGTGATGTGGATGGAAATGATGAAAGCGCTTGGATAAATATTCCATATGAGAATGAAGACGGACAGGTTGACCTATTGACATTGACTGGAGGTAATGCTGAGTTCATTGGCTCCAAGGAAGTCCCTGCAGGCAAGATTTCTCAAATCAGGTTACTTCTGGGTGAGGACAACTATTTGGTTATGGATGGTGAGCGAATTGAACTCACTACTCCCAGTGCCCAACAAAGTGGACTTAAGCTACAGTTGAACCAAGAATTGATGGCCGGTATCCAATACGACCTTGTTATCGACTTTGATGCTGCCAAATCCATTGTTGAGGCCGGAAATTCCGGGAGGTATATTTTGAAGCCTGTGATCAGGGCAGTAGCAGAAGAGTCTGCCTCCATAGAGGGCCAGGTACTTCCTGTGGAAGCTGATCCTGTAATCTATGGGGTTATCAATGAGGATACGGTAAGTACCTTCACAAATGAAACTGGAGCTTTCGCCCTGAGAGGACTTGTTTCCGGAGATTATACCATTATAATTGATCCTGTTGAAGGTTATCAGACCGCTATACTCCATAATGTGACAGCAGTTGAAGGAGAAGTAACCCTATTGGATCCCATTGAACTGGAAACGTCAGAGACAATGAAAATTGCAGACACTATCCCCGTCTTATAA
- a CDS encoding JAB domain-containing protein, protein MDSNNKNSTFDQVAEITLSYRPNSKLSEKPKITSSQIAERILRAHWEDSKLEFIEEFKVILLNRANRVLGIVSASSGGISGTVVDIKVIFGAAMKASASGIILSHNHPGGTLYPSERDSKITERLVKAGKLLDIPVMDHIILTADGYYSFADRGGL, encoded by the coding sequence ATGGACAGCAACAACAAAAACTCCACATTCGACCAGGTAGCTGAAATTACGCTGAGCTATCGTCCCAATTCCAAATTGTCAGAAAAACCTAAGATTACCTCATCCCAGATTGCAGAGAGGATATTGAGGGCACACTGGGAGGACTCCAAGCTGGAATTCATCGAGGAGTTCAAAGTGATATTGCTCAACAGGGCAAACCGCGTCCTGGGTATTGTCAGTGCATCGTCCGGTGGGATATCCGGAACGGTGGTGGATATCAAGGTCATCTTTGGAGCGGCCATGAAGGCGTCCGCATCGGGCATCATCCTTTCGCACAACCATCCGGGAGGGACACTTTACCCCAGTGAAAGGGATTCCAAGATCACCGAAAGGTTGGTCAAGGCAGGAAAGCTATTGGATATCCCGGTAATGGACCATATCATCCTTACAGCGGACGGGTATTATTCCTTTGCGGATAGGGGAGGGCTGTAA
- a CDS encoding TetR/AcrR family transcriptional regulator, with product MARKIPDGEFRNKERTKLKLIDAVGEIIRRQGYTKLGVNNIANTAGVSKKLIYRYFETADKLIETYVKRRDYWMGFENRASEMLDQHKADHGRHLIENVLKKLYEHMSAEPEAQKIILWEISEHSTLMREISERREAFGSEVFGIADEYFKDTSVDIRAITGLMLGGIYYQILHSNATGGSFCEIENEIGERRDRLFKSIENILEWAYNEAREQKKS from the coding sequence ATGGCGAGAAAAATACCAGACGGAGAATTCCGAAACAAAGAACGTACGAAGTTAAAGCTAATAGATGCCGTAGGTGAGATTATCCGGAGGCAGGGATATACCAAACTGGGCGTAAACAATATTGCCAACACGGCCGGGGTCAGTAAAAAACTGATCTATCGGTATTTCGAAACTGCCGATAAACTCATCGAAACCTATGTAAAAAGAAGAGACTATTGGATGGGCTTTGAAAACCGTGCATCGGAAATGCTGGACCAACATAAGGCTGACCATGGCAGGCATTTGATTGAAAATGTGTTAAAAAAACTGTACGAACATATGTCTGCGGAACCCGAAGCTCAAAAGATAATCCTTTGGGAAATTAGCGAACACAGTACGTTGATGCGGGAAATAAGTGAACGTCGGGAAGCCTTCGGAAGCGAAGTATTCGGTATAGCAGATGAGTATTTTAAAGATACCTCAGTAGATATTCGGGCAATTACCGGATTGATGTTGGGAGGTATTTACTATCAGATTCTACATTCAAATGCTACAGGAGGCAGCTTTTGCGAAATAGAGAATGAAATAGGGGAACGCAGGGACCGATTGTTCAAAAGTATCGAGAATATTTTGGAATGGGCTTATAATGAGGCAAGGGAACAGAAAAAAAGCTAA
- a CDS encoding porin family protein produces MMKKYLYACLLLFVSTMFFSSLSNAQVQWGVRAGMNMANSKFTQADGSVEETDPVVRMQIGLTLDVPVWNNIYLQPSLIYQGKGFKGMGIWPALAEEDSEFKVNLSYLVMPIHVVFKPKLGSSGHLLVGAGPYIGYGLGGKWESESDLLYDDIMLAQRQGDVNFTKDGSVGEMGAYNYGEPWDYGIGFLLGYEFMERYSVQVNGDFGMADLQYKYGDYDTGQELKNLTFGVSFGYKF; encoded by the coding sequence ATGATGAAAAAATACCTTTATGCCTGTCTGCTTTTGTTTGTGTCCACCATGTTTTTTTCCTCTTTAAGTAATGCACAAGTGCAATGGGGAGTACGTGCGGGAATGAATATGGCCAATTCCAAGTTTACACAAGCTGACGGCAGTGTAGAGGAAACCGACCCAGTCGTTCGCATGCAAATTGGCCTTACCCTGGATGTTCCGGTTTGGAATAATATTTATTTACAACCTTCTTTAATTTACCAAGGGAAAGGATTCAAAGGAATGGGGATATGGCCTGCCCTTGCCGAAGAGGACAGCGAGTTCAAGGTGAATCTATCTTATTTGGTGATGCCCATACATGTCGTTTTCAAGCCAAAATTGGGGAGCTCTGGGCACCTTTTGGTGGGAGCAGGACCTTATATAGGTTATGGGCTCGGCGGAAAATGGGAAAGTGAATCCGATTTACTTTATGATGACATAATGCTTGCACAGCGGCAGGGAGATGTGAATTTCACAAAAGATGGTTCAGTTGGAGAAATGGGGGCCTATAACTACGGTGAGCCTTGGGATTATGGGATAGGTTTCTTACTCGGTTATGAATTCATGGAGCGTTACAGTGTTCAGGTCAATGGGGATTTTGGCATGGCTGATCTCCAATATAAATACGGAGACTATGATACCGGTCAGGAACTCAAAAACTTAACCTTCGGTGTTTCTTTTGGCTATAAATTCTAG
- a CDS encoding MauE/DoxX family redox-associated membrane protein yields the protein MEAPIDTLWEKSTAGGWAYRGTVTAFILLWTFTGMEKLLGYNSYLGEIKNQVFPMAWAEWIAPAVLVAELGLALLLLAGPTRQLGLALSILLMGVFATYIGLVWMGAFPRVPCSCAGFLESMGWPAHFVFNSIFILAGLFGLLWKPKDRKTEHAT from the coding sequence ATGGAAGCACCAATTGATACATTATGGGAAAAAAGCACGGCAGGCGGATGGGCCTACCGGGGAACCGTAACGGCATTTATCCTGCTGTGGACGTTCACGGGGATGGAGAAGCTGTTGGGATATAATTCCTACCTGGGGGAGATCAAGAACCAGGTGTTCCCCATGGCCTGGGCGGAATGGATTGCCCCTGCTGTATTGGTTGCGGAACTGGGCCTTGCCCTGTTGCTGCTTGCCGGGCCCACCAGACAGTTGGGCCTTGCCCTGTCCATCCTGCTGATGGGCGTCTTTGCCACCTATATCGGCCTGGTCTGGATGGGTGCATTCCCCAGGGTCCCCTGCTCCTGTGCGGGCTTCCTGGAATCCATGGGCTGGCCTGCCCACTTTGTGTTCAACAGCATCTTTATCCTTGCGGGGCTTTTCGGCCTGTTATGGAAACCCAAAGACAGAAAAACAGAACATGCTACATAG